One genomic region from Colletotrichum lupini chromosome 7, complete sequence encodes:
- a CDS encoding GTPase-activator protein for Ras-like GTPase, with product MSHRPHPLRQSHTLDYPGNINRQSSTASSIASSGYSLYSENSRASTQLSSVSSGYSLPSSHKRGKSDGSRLHQVSFGGENLDRKREQDNNIYSMTRQSLRPLPQAPASSSPTNPTKTTPTASTPSPPRPSYRHERTQSVDSGKLSHAQYDGSTSPTPISRTLTIRPNSMMLGRSDTISRGSAALPHAYEPPSAVHSASLARPDLEKLGRSSTSQLRTLSKLAQSESADEFAITTPAQEVIGLRGRRRLQRADKSNTNRAGQRAGGYGWEGRNWMDKQRQFLQAYEYLCHIGEAKEWIEDIMHKSIPPIVELEEALRDGVTLAEVVEALNPDRRFRIFRHQKLQFRHSDNIAIFFRYLDEVELPDLFRFELIDLYEKKNIPKVIHCIHALSWLLFRKGIVDFRIGNLVGQLEFEHHELEAMQKGLDKLGANMPSFGNMGADFGVEPATPEPEETEEERIDRELGESEEAIVELQAQVRGAVVRMRLGDTMQQLWDVEGSLIDLQALIRGDFTRQVIGYRLQMRRFAVDLQSLVRGFLARNRMANKERFWKMLEPDILELQSLVRAKKVRDEVRDKKSQLARHAGPVRKIQAAFRGFLVRKEFVTQQQETVQTSGEVQNLQAAVRGMLSRGRIADDLELLDRQTDSIVSLQAAARALLTRDQISREQEHLQGSAPKWAALQAAIRGQTLRNDVAAIKVELSHHIPEVESLQAAIRGREVRTEVAATVEELSQHIAEVELVQATVRGNSARKEVETTKAELAKYISEVESLQAHFRAGAVRRAVTQLLDDLNSHEATFINLQSLIRAMMERRRVAAEQDALSRVEPKITKLQACIRGYQHRQQHAGLLEELESHTPVIEKLQGLARAMMVRGDVFNLISDLEEEEGTIAEMQAAAKAFVVRAKYEEKKRFFKENMEKVVKIQSLVRAKIQGDAYKSLTHGKDPPVNAVKNFVHLLNDSDFDFNEEIEFERLRKTVVTQVRQNEMLEQYIDQLDIKIALLVKNKITLDEVVRHQSNYGGHSIGLLANSSISSANHFDLKALNKSSRKKLESYQQLFFNLQTQPQYLARLFKRIREQGTPEKECKRIEHLMMGLFGYAQKRREEYYLLKLLARAMREEVESSRNLQDYLRGNYFWTKLLANYTRSPRDRKYLRELLGPIVRDNIVEDPALDLESDPLQIYRSAINNEELRTGRPSRRPLDVPREMAIKDPETRDLFIDHLRDLREICDQYLLALEDLLPKMPYGVRFLCRQMFEALCQQFKKEPQHHILQIVTNWLWRFYMQPAVIAPENVGVIEKQLSPLQKRNLGEVAKVLGQVASGRPFGGENIYLQPLNAFVGESMERLAHITHDLISVPDAERNFDIDEFNDLYSKNKPTLYIKMTDIFAIHNLIVGDLPMVCPNRDDVLREILQDLGSAKNNENEMLSAGSSDIQLYLTPKLHDIDDPDAEVKALFMETKRCILYIIRVQTGANLLDILVKPINPEDEHKWRSVLRDDRVNDAGTKGAYSDAHMVDVTRMSYYDLKRTALENIMRLEHMGRISKHNYYQDILNAIALDIRTKSRRRVQRQRELEGVRSTLANLHEKAKYLEQQRKSYDDYIESAMATLQKNKGKKRFLLPFTKQYNHQRELERSGRVPKFGSYKYSARALAEKGVLVGWSGVTDWERVNLTISCDEVGVFSLEGSRGHIQMPGASALVPIEDLLQAQFEAHQFMNLFEGSLKLNVNLLLHLLYKKFYQEFTTKEICEEDGIKKVHETWIDGMELSTQACPSLGLHETGMFELGNPHI from the exons ATGTCGCACCGTCCGCACCCCCTCAGACAATCCCATACCCTGGATTACCCTGGCAACATCAACCGTCAGTCCTCTACTGCTTCGTCCATCGCATCTTCAGGGTACTCTCTGTACTCTGAGAATAGCCGAGCGAGTACTCAACTGTCTTCAGTGTCCAGCGGCTACTCATTACCAAGTTCTCATAAGAGGGGCAAGAGTGATGGTTCGCGATTGCATCAAGTCTCATTCGGAGGAGAGAACCTTGACCGCAAGAGGGAACAAGACAACAACATCTACTCCATGACACGGCAATCTCTACGCCCGCTCCCTCAAGCCCCCGCCTCTTCATCTCCTACCAATCCTACAAAGACAACCCCGACGGCATCGACCCCCTCGCCGCCTCGACCCAGTTATCGCCATGAACGCACCCAGAGCGTTGACAGCGGCAAGTTGTCACACGCCCAGTACGACGGCAGCACTTCCCCAACACCAATATCTCGAACTCTGACGATTCGCCCGAATTCCATGATGCTCGGCCGTTCCGACACAATCAGCCGAGGCAGCGCAGCTTTACCTCATGCATACGAGCCACCTTCCGCAGTGCACTCTGCTTCTCTAGCACGACCAGATCTTGAGAAGCTGGGCCGGTCATCCACGAGCCAGCTACGTACCTTATCAAAGCTTGCTCAATCCGAGTCTGCCGACGAGTTTGCCATCACAACCCCAGCACAAGAAGTTATCGGCCTGAGAGGTCGACGGAGATTGCAGAGGGCAGATAAGTCAAACACAAATCGAGCTGGCCAGCGCGCCGGTGGATATGGCTGGGAAGGGAGGAATTGGATGGACAAGCAGCGCCAGTTCCTCCAGGCCTACGAATACCTTTGCCATATCGGCGAAGCCAAAGAATGGATCGAGGACATCATGCACAAGTCGATCCCTCCCATTGTCGAACTGGAGGAGGCTCTCAGAGACGGCGTCACATTAGCAGAAGTTGTCGAAGCTTTGAATCCTGACCGAAGATTCCGCATCTTCCGACATCAAAAACTTCAGTTCCGGCACTCCGACAACATTGCCATTTTCTTTAGATACTTGGACGAGGTTGAACTCCCGGACCTCTTCCGATTCGAACTCATCGATCTTTACGAGAAGAAAAACATCCCCAAGGTCATTCACTGCATCCACGCCCTCAGTTGGCTGCTTTTCAGAAAAGGAATAGTAGACTTCCGTATCGGCAACCTCGTTGGCCAGCTTGAATTTGAGCACCATGAGCTCGAGGCCATGCAAAAGGGTCTTGATAAACTGGGGGCCAACATGCCCAGCTTCGGCAACATGGGAGCCGATTTTGGTGTCGAGCCTGCGACCCCTGAGCCTGAAGAGACCGAGGAGGAGAGGATCGACCGCGAGCTTGGTGAGAGTGAAGAGGCTATTGTTGAGCTTCAAGCACAAGTCCGCGGAGCCGTTGTGAGAATGCGCCTGGGAGACACCATGCAGCAACTGTGGGACGTTGAAGGATCTCTCATCGACCTCCAAGCTCTCATCCGAGGTGATTTTACCCGCCAAGTCATTGGCTACCGGCTTCAGATGCGACGCTTCGCGGTGGACTTGCAAAGCCTGGTTCGCGGATTTCTCGCTCGAAACAGGATGGCCAACAAGGAGCGCTTTTGGAAAATGTTGGAGCCCGATATCTTGGAGCTCCAGAGTCTTGTTAGGGCCAAGAAGGTCCGGGATGAGGTACGGGATAAAAAATCTCAGTTGGCCCGCCACGCCGGACCTGTGCGAAAAATTCAGGCAGCATTCCGGGGTTTCTTGGTCCGAAAGGAGTTCGTTACTCAACAGCAAGAGACGGTGCAGACATCTGGAGAAGTCCAAAACCTCCAAGCGGCTGTTCGTGGAATGTTGTCAAGAGGACGGATTGCAGACGACCTCGAGCTTCTTGACAGACAGACCGACAGCATCGTCAGCCTCCAGGCTGCTGCCAGGGCACTGCTGACTAGAGATCAGATTTCGCGAGAGCAAGAGCATCTGCAAGGCTCTGCACCAAAATGGGCTGCTCTTCAAGCCGCGATCCGAGGCCAGACGCTTCGAAACGATGTTGCAGCAATCAAGGTCGAGCTCAGTCACCACATTCCCGAGGTCGAGAGTCTCCAGGCAGCAATTCGGGGACGGGAAGTCCGGACCGAAGTCGCAGCGACAGTAGAAGAACTCAGTCAGCATATTGCCGAAGTCGAACTCGTCCAAGCAACAGTGCGAGGCAACTCAGCCCGCAAAGAAGTTGAAACGACTAAAGCAGAACTCGCCAAATACATCTCCGAGGTAGAAAGCCTCCAAGCTCATTTCAGAGCCGGAGCCGTCCGCCGGGCTGTCACCCAGCTGCTGGATGACCTGAACAGCCACGAGGCAACCTTCATCAATCTCCAATCACTCATCCGAGCCATGATGGAGCGCCGCCGCGTTGCTGCCGAGCAAGATGCGCTCTCCCGCGTCGAGCCCAAGATCACCAAGCTCCAGGCATGCATACGGGGCTACCAGCATCGCCAGCAGCACGCGGGACTGCTCGAGGAGCTTGAGTCTCACACTCCCGTCATTGAGAAGCTCCAAGGGCTCGCACGCGCCATGATGGTGCGAGGAGATGTCTTCAACCTCATTTCAGATctcgaggaagaagaaggaacTATCGCCGAAATGCAAGCTGCGGCCAAGGCCTTTGTCGTTCGAGCCAAGTacgaggagaagaagcggTTCTTCAAGGAGAACATGGAGAAGGTTGTCAAAATTCAGAGCCTGGTCCGCGCCAAGATTCAGGGAGATGCATACAAGAGTCTTACTCATGGCAAGGATCCGCCAGTCAACGCCGTCAAGAACTTTGTCCATCTTCTCAACGACAGTGATTTCGATTTCAACGAGGAGATTGAGTTTGAGAGGTTGCGAAAGACTGTGGTCACGCAAGTTCGTCAGAATGAGATGCTGGAGCAGTACATTGACCAGCTGGATATCAAGATTGCGCTCCTCGTCAAGAACAAGATTACTCTAGATGAGGTTGTCAGGCACCAGAGCAACTATGGCGGTCACTCCATCGGTCTCCTGGCAAACTCGTCAATTTCTTCCGCCAACCACTTTGACTTGAAGGCATTGAACAAGAGTTCAAGGAAGAAGCTGGAGTCGTATCAACAACTATTCTTCAACCTCCAGACGCAACCTCAATACCTTGCACGCCTATTTAAGCGCATCCGCGAGCAGGGCACTCCCGAGAAGGAATGCAAGCGTATTGAGCACCTTATGATGGGACTGTTTGGGTACGCCCAGAAGCGTCGTGAGGAGTACTACCTTCTCAAGCTTCTCGCCAGGGCCATGCGGGAAGAGGTCGAAAGTAGCAGAAACCTCCAAGATTACCTTCGAGGCAACTACTTCTGGACAAAGCTTCTCGCAAACTACACCCGATCCCCCCGCGACCGGAAGTACCTCCGGGAACTTCTTGGCCCTATCGTGCGCGACAATATTGTGGAGGATCCTGCTCTTGACCTCGAGAGTGACCCTCTGCAGATCTACAGATCAGCCATCAATAATGAAGAGTTACGGACCGGTCGCCCCAGTCGCCGTCCTCTGGATGTTCCGCGAGAGATGGCCATCAAGGATCCGGAAACAAGAGACCTCTTCATCGATCATCTCCGTGATCTCCGAGAAATCTGCGACCAGTACCTGTTGGCCCTGGAAGACCTCTTGCCCAAGATGCCGTACGGTGTCCGGTTCCTCTGTCGCCAAATGTTCGAGGCCCTCTGCCAACAGTTCAAGAAAGAACCCCAACACCACATCTTGCAGATTGTCACGAACTGGCTTTGGCGCTTCTACATGCAGCCCGCTGTCATTGCTCCCGAGAACGTTGGTGTCATTGAGAAGCAGTTGAGCCCTCTCCAGAAGCGCAATCTCGGAGAGGTCGCCAAGGTGCTTGGCCAGGTAGCCTCGGGCAGGCCATTCGGCGGCGAGAACATCTATCTCCAACCCCTGAACGCTTTCGTGGGCGAGTCCATGGAGCGTTTGGCTCACATCACCCACGACCTCATCTCGGTACCAGACGCGGAGCGCAATTTCGATATTGATGAGTTCAACGACCTGTACTCCAAGAATAAGCCAACTCTGTACATCAAGATGACGGATATCTTTGCGATTCACAACCTCATCGTAGGCGATCTTCCGATGGTATGCCCCAACCGAGACGACGTTCTCCGCGAGATCTTGCAAGACTTGGGTAGTGCCAAGAACAACGAGAATGAGATGCTCTCGGCAGGCTCTTCTGATATTCAGCTCTACCTTACGCCGAAGCTGCACGACATCGACGATCCGGATGCGGAGGTTAAGGCTCTCTTCATGGAGACGAAGCGATGCATCCTGTACATTATTCGCGTGCAGACTGGCGCCAATCTCCTCGACATTCTAGTCAAGCCCATCAACCCCGAAGACGAACACAAGTGGCGGTCAGTACTGCGCGACGACAGAGTCAACGACGCCGGCACGAAGGGCGCGTACTCGGACGCCCACATGGTGGATGTGACCCGGATGTCGTACTACGACCTCAAGCGTACGGCGCTTGAGAACATTATGCGGTTGGAGCACATGGGCCGGATCTCCAAGCACAACTACTACCAAGATATCCTCAACGCCATCGCCCTCGACATCCGGACCAAGAGCCGAAGACGTGTACAGCGCCAGCGTGAATTGGAAGGTGTTCGGTCAACTCTCGCCAACTTGCACGAGAAGGCCAAGTACCTCGAGCAACAGCGCAAGAGCTATGACGACTACATTGAATCCGCAATGGCGACATTACAAAAGAACAAGGG AAAGAAACGGTTCCTGCTTCCGTTCACCAAACAGTACAACCACCAGCGCGAACTGGAACGCAGCGGGCGGGTCCCCAAGTTTGGCAGTTACAAATATAGCGCTCGGGCTCTAGCGGAGAAAGGCGTGCTCGTCGGGTGGAGTGGCGTCACCGACTGGGAGAGGGTCAACCTCACCATTTCGTGCGACGAGGTTGGCGTCTTCTCGCTCGAGGGGTCCCGCGGCCACATCCAGATGCCGGGGGCAAGCGCCCTCGTACCCATTGAGGATCTGCTGCAGGCCCAGTTCGAGGCCCACCAGTTTATGAACCTTTTTGAGGGGAGCCTCAAGCTGAACGTCAACTTGTTGCTGCATCTCTTGTACAAGAAGTTTTACC AGGAGTTCACCACAAAAGAGATATGTGAAGAGGATGGGATCAAAAAGGTACATGAGACATGGATTGATGGGATGGAATTGAGCACGCAAGCGTGTCCGTCGCTT GGGTTGCATGAGACGGGAATGTTTGAACTTGGGAACCCGCATATTTGA